The proteins below are encoded in one region of Desulfobotulus pelophilus:
- a CDS encoding phosphatidylglycerophosphatase A family protein, translating to MFVATFGGAGNASKAPGTAGTLAAVPFCVLLMLLPAQVQVVFVLSGILLGIILCDRAARILGEEDPSCIVFDEVLGLAVTLMLFRPSLVVVVLGFVLFRFFDIVKPWPVDFFDKRVSGGAGIVLDDVAAGLCAHLVLCVLGFLPFFNF from the coding sequence ATGTTTGTAGCCACATTCGGTGGCGCGGGAAATGCATCAAAAGCACCGGGAACCGCAGGTACTCTTGCAGCGGTACCTTTCTGTGTGCTGTTGATGCTGCTGCCGGCTCAGGTGCAGGTTGTTTTTGTGCTGTCTGGGATTCTTCTGGGGATCATCCTTTGTGATAGGGCTGCCCGTATCCTGGGGGAAGAAGATCCTTCCTGTATTGTTTTCGATGAGGTTTTGGGTCTTGCCGTAACCTTGATGCTTTTCCGTCCATCCCTTGTAGTCGTGGTTCTTGGTTTTGTTCTGTTTCGTTTTTTTGACATTGTAAAACCCTGGCCTGTTGATTTTTTTGACAAGAGAGTTTCTGGTGGTGCGGGTATTGTCCTGGATGATGTGGCTGCAGGTCTTTGTGCCCATCTCGTCCTCTGCGTTCTGGGGTTTCTGCCTTTTTTTAATTTTTGA
- a CDS encoding NF038143 family protein → MSSFEENYELILSRERRNAYVLAKELISKPEASVWMVLLPILFVHHAFSIQRYKKNIHGFADNFIKTRKKALDLAFGSLTTGENVVINLETCFPSLEMSAEKEKKVCEKQLEEIRILVRHYKELLGAKGKTYEVLVKNAYGTSGKFKEFLNQLEMAEKEVRRYVTKVFQTTDAAREVSKKIDKAEERIREKEAKEIF, encoded by the coding sequence TTGTCGAGTTTTGAAGAAAATTATGAGCTGATTTTATCCAGAGAAAGGCGGAATGCATACGTGCTGGCCAAGGAGTTGATCAGTAAGCCGGAAGCCTCCGTATGGATGGTGCTGCTTCCCATACTGTTTGTACATCATGCCTTTTCGATTCAGAGGTATAAGAAAAATATCCATGGTTTTGCAGATAATTTTATAAAAACCCGCAAGAAAGCACTGGATCTGGCCTTCGGTTCTCTCACTACGGGAGAAAATGTTGTCATTAACCTGGAGACCTGTTTCCCTTCTCTTGAAATGAGTGCGGAAAAAGAAAAGAAAGTATGTGAAAAGCAGCTTGAAGAAATCCGGATTCTCGTTCGCCATTATAAGGAACTTCTTGGGGCAAAAGGGAAAACTTACGAGGTTCTTGTCAAAAATGCCTATGGAACATCCGGAAAATTCAAGGAGTTTTTGAATCAGCTGGAAATGGCTGAAAAAGAAGTGAGGCGTTATGTCACAAAGGTGTTCCAGACTACGGATGCCGCAAGAGAAGTCTCTAAAAAGATAGATAAGGCTGAGGAGAGAATCCGTGAGAAAGAAGCGAAAGAGATCTTTTAG
- a CDS encoding transposase: MGQQFQEPGRSRGRFTVTIHAVAEALGLPIRVELSEAQVHDSTSIVKLISACLPEYWLADKAYDTNDFPDSVSKNDSEAVPP, from the coding sequence ATGGGTCAGCAATTTCAGGAACCCGGTCGGTCCAGAGGTAGATTTACCGTAACAATCCACGCAGTCGCAGAAGCATTGGGGCTTCCCATTCGAGTAGAGCTTTCAGAAGCTCAGGTTCACGACAGCACTTCAATAGTAAAATTGATATCAGCTTGCTTGCCTGAGTATTGGTTGGCTGATAAAGCTTACGATACCAATGATTTTCCTGATTCGGTCAGTAAAAATGATTCAGAAGCTGTACCCCCCTGA
- a CDS encoding YeiH family protein produces the protein MSGQSKQPEYVVDQARWEWSELYKKEDWWAIWLGIIILVVGLIIFLPRPPADMDQKITQSQRTMQAEEARAPFHTLEWHRANDSFSGLRARNESHGKTLAKWLSTPARWAANPMEALILTETRAAEIRDGAKERHAAAQEKTKATLAQAEADQAAAAAAVFQNRELNKKAEASIAQWRSARSAESRARSQAGTQAYNKIPYLLGIGVIFMLFFAAGTTVMNINTANFIKGFGFVFLLAIISEVIGANSTLRSWGFGPLIWAILGGMLIANTIGTPQFIKDAAQTEYFIKTGLVLLGAEILFGKILAIGLPGIFVAWVVTPTVLVLTYIFGQKVLKMESKTLNITISSDMCVCGVSAAIATAAACRATKEELTIAIGMSMLFTAIMMIALPTFIVSVGMHPVLGGAWIGGTIDSTGAVVAAGAFLGETGMFVAATIKMIQNIMIGAIAFGVAVYWCAKVDCVEGQTVQKMEIWYRFPKFVLGFIAASIVFSIMIEAMGPRGDVMLDQGVLRGFSRPCREWFFILAFASIGLTSNFREMAKHFTGGKPVILYITGQSLNLALTLLMAYIMFFLVFPGITETL, from the coding sequence ATGTCAGGACAAAGCAAACAACCCGAATATGTAGTGGACCAGGCCAGATGGGAATGGTCCGAACTGTACAAAAAAGAAGACTGGTGGGCCATTTGGCTAGGTATCATCATACTTGTGGTGGGTCTCATCATTTTCCTGCCCAGACCTCCTGCGGACATGGACCAGAAAATTACCCAGTCCCAGCGTACCATGCAGGCAGAAGAGGCCCGCGCCCCCTTCCACACCCTTGAATGGCACAGAGCCAATGACTCATTCTCCGGTCTGCGTGCCAGAAATGAATCCCACGGTAAAACCCTTGCCAAGTGGCTGAGCACCCCTGCCAGATGGGCTGCCAATCCCATGGAAGCCCTCATCCTTACGGAAACAAGGGCTGCGGAAATCCGGGACGGTGCAAAGGAAAGACACGCTGCCGCCCAGGAAAAAACCAAAGCAACCCTTGCACAGGCTGAGGCGGATCAGGCAGCCGCCGCCGCAGCAGTCTTTCAGAACAGAGAATTGAATAAAAAAGCCGAAGCATCCATAGCCCAGTGGCGTTCCGCCAGAAGCGCTGAAAGCAGGGCCCGTTCCCAGGCCGGAACCCAGGCCTACAACAAGATCCCCTATCTGCTTGGCATCGGCGTTATCTTCATGTTGTTCTTTGCCGCTGGGACAACGGTAATGAACATCAACACGGCCAACTTCATTAAAGGGTTTGGCTTTGTTTTCCTTCTCGCCATCATTTCTGAAGTGATTGGTGCCAACAGCACCTTGAGAAGCTGGGGCTTCGGTCCTCTGATCTGGGCCATCCTTGGCGGCATGCTCATTGCCAATACCATAGGAACCCCTCAATTCATCAAAGACGCAGCCCAGACCGAATATTTTATCAAAACAGGTCTTGTGCTTCTGGGTGCTGAAATCCTCTTCGGTAAAATCCTTGCCATCGGTCTTCCCGGCATCTTTGTAGCCTGGGTTGTGACACCTACGGTTCTGGTTCTCACCTACATCTTCGGCCAGAAAGTGCTGAAAATGGAATCAAAGACCCTCAATATAACCATATCATCAGATATGTGTGTCTGCGGGGTCTCAGCGGCCATTGCAACGGCTGCGGCCTGCCGTGCCACCAAAGAAGAGCTCACCATCGCCATTGGCATGTCCATGCTCTTTACGGCCATCATGATGATTGCTCTGCCTACCTTTATTGTATCCGTTGGCATGCATCCTGTTCTGGGTGGTGCCTGGATCGGTGGCACCATCGACTCCACGGGTGCGGTTGTTGCTGCGGGTGCCTTCCTTGGCGAAACCGGTATGTTTGTTGCGGCAACCATCAAAATGATTCAGAATATCATGATCGGTGCCATTGCCTTTGGTGTGGCTGTCTACTGGTGCGCCAAGGTAGACTGCGTGGAAGGACAAACTGTTCAAAAAATGGAAATATGGTACCGCTTTCCCAAATTTGTTCTGGGCTTTATTGCGGCCTCCATCGTCTTCTCCATTATGATCGAAGCCATGGGTCCCCGTGGTGATGTTATGCTGGATCAGGGTGTTCTTCGTGGCTTCAGCCGTCCCTGTCGTGAATGGTTCTTTATCCTGGCCTTTGCCTCCATTGGCCTGACATCGAACTTCAGGGAAATGGCCAAGCACTTTACCGGTGGCAAACCTGTTATTCTGTATATAACGGGTCAGAGCCTCAATCTTGCCCTGACTCTGCTCATGGCTTACATCATGTTCTTCCTGGTCTTCCCCGGAATCACGGAAACCCTCTAA